The following proteins come from a genomic window of Elusimicrobiota bacterium:
- a CDS encoding DUF3857 domain-containing protein yields the protein MKRSILAGLLFFPLILLADTWEQRNADRHVLTLSMEQDVQIFTDFTRKTKVRSLHKIQSPEAIKNGFGEFQDEYNPTFEKLTMSAVVITPEGKRIHHNKVQDKARSGNNAVYDDTRVVTLTVPNLTVGSTVELRIAYHNFKPRVPGQIELFHQIEPSGEAKRVRYAVTWPQGMDLTFLPSNGLAPGKSTVTNGKHTLEWAFNDRDEIPDEDYTPPVEHLAGSMSISNWKDWSQLDAFFAPVVGESAKVTPPIQKLAEEIMAKSTSTADRIQGVFNYIDDNVRYVSMNLGQNGLTPHPAEETLKNRYGDCKDRTALAIALLKVLGVKAYPALVAPTLPEIQDALPRWGYFNHMIAAVEHGGLYFVESTDNNFPYTEQHPGLNGGQVFLIDGNGGKRITLPTEDLSNPGTWTTKRIQLNPDGSGRLEHTGILSRKSCPGVRQGIRAIEAMPKPLADKSKQVMLAAIHAGIQDGAIEFQGVDQRFGPIQTRITGTAPGLAQKNGPFLVYALEVEDRMENFPDSPRVHPLWFTVTDYAHTETVVQLPAGHSVVHRPRNFDMKTDGIRFKRACKLEGNRFTVIEDRWLTPARLPATEYHRLRQFHQELKNASEDNLILRKTSTKEARKP from the coding sequence ATGAAACGATCCATCCTCGCCGGTCTGCTCTTCTTCCCGCTCATCCTCCTCGCCGACACCTGGGAACAGCGCAACGCCGACCGGCACGTCCTTACCCTGTCCATGGAACAGGACGTCCAAATCTTCACGGACTTTACGCGAAAAACCAAAGTTCGCTCCCTGCACAAGATCCAGAGCCCTGAAGCGATCAAGAATGGGTTCGGCGAGTTCCAAGATGAATACAACCCCACCTTCGAGAAACTGACGATGTCCGCCGTGGTCATCACCCCGGAAGGCAAACGCATCCACCACAATAAGGTCCAAGACAAGGCCCGCTCCGGAAACAATGCTGTTTATGACGACACCCGCGTGGTCACCCTCACGGTGCCCAACCTCACGGTGGGATCGACCGTCGAGCTCAGGATCGCCTACCACAACTTCAAACCCCGCGTTCCCGGCCAGATCGAGCTTTTCCACCAAATTGAACCCTCGGGCGAAGCGAAACGGGTCCGCTACGCCGTCACCTGGCCGCAGGGGATGGACCTCACCTTCCTGCCGTCAAACGGGCTCGCACCGGGAAAGTCCACCGTCACAAATGGGAAACACACGCTGGAATGGGCCTTTAACGACCGGGATGAGATTCCAGATGAAGACTACACGCCCCCCGTGGAACACCTGGCAGGATCCATGTCCATTTCTAACTGGAAGGATTGGTCCCAATTGGACGCCTTCTTTGCACCGGTGGTGGGCGAATCGGCCAAAGTCACGCCCCCCATCCAAAAGCTGGCGGAGGAAATAATGGCCAAATCCACTTCCACCGCCGATCGTATTCAAGGGGTCTTCAACTACATCGACGACAACGTCCGCTACGTCTCCATGAACCTGGGTCAAAACGGCCTCACCCCACATCCGGCAGAGGAAACCCTCAAAAACCGCTACGGGGACTGCAAAGACCGCACCGCCCTCGCCATCGCGCTATTGAAAGTGCTGGGCGTCAAAGCCTATCCCGCCTTGGTGGCCCCCACCCTGCCGGAGATTCAAGACGCGCTTCCGCGCTGGGGTTATTTCAACCACATGATCGCCGCGGTGGAACACGGCGGGCTCTACTTCGTGGAATCCACCGACAACAACTTCCCCTACACCGAACAGCACCCCGGCCTCAACGGCGGGCAGGTTTTCCTCATTGACGGCAACGGAGGCAAACGGATCACCCTCCCCACGGAAGACTTATCAAACCCCGGGACCTGGACAACCAAGCGCATTCAGCTCAACCCCGACGGTTCCGGCCGGTTGGAGCACACGGGGATCCTTTCTCGCAAATCCTGCCCCGGTGTGCGTCAGGGCATTCGAGCGATCGAGGCCATGCCCAAGCCGCTGGCTGACAAATCGAAGCAGGTCATGTTGGCGGCCATTCATGCTGGCATTCAGGACGGCGCCATAGAGTTCCAGGGTGTGGACCAACGCTTCGGGCCTATCCAAACCCGAATTACCGGAACAGCCCCCGGGCTTGCCCAGAAAAACGGCCCGTTTCTGGTCTATGCGTTGGAGGTCGAAGACCGCATGGAAAACTTCCCCGATTCCCCCCGCGTCCATCCCCTCTGGTTTACCGTTACCGACTACGCCCACACCGAAACCGTGGTCCAGCTTCCGGCGGGGCACAGTGTGGTCCACCGCCCTCGCAATTTCGACATGAAAACCGACGGCATCCGTTTCAAACGCGCCTGTAAGCTGGAGGGAAATCGCTTCACCGTGATCGAGGACCGCTGGCTAACGCCCGCCCGCCTCCCCGCCACGGAATACCACCGCCTTCGTCAATTCCACCAAGAGCTAAAGAACGCCTCCGAAGACAACCTTATCCTGCGCAAGACATCGACGAAGGAGGCGCGCAAACCCTAA
- a CDS encoding sel1 repeat family protein codes for MGDAHSRGRGAPRDPEQAFLWWRDAAERGHVQAMITLGIILTIGCGTPKDRDQSRYWLKRAGREGDKTTRSMLAKAYAEMRRNLRGRKWE; via the coding sequence ATGGGAGACGCCCACTCCAGGGGGCGTGGAGCGCCCCGCGATCCCGAGCAGGCCTTTCTCTGGTGGCGTGACGCGGCGGAGCGGGGCCACGTTCAGGCGATGATCACCCTGGGCATCATCCTGACGATCGGATGCGGCACCCCCAAAGACAGGGACCAATCGCGATATTGGCTAAAACGCGCCGGCCGGGAGGGCGACAAAACCACCCGATCCATGTTGGCGAAGGCCTACGCGGAGATGAGACGAAATTTGCGGGGACGGAAATGGGAATAG
- a CDS encoding DUF2971 domain-containing protein: MLAELSNTFDRIMFGETGCHFKVRTNLGSMLQEMRQKLVQVRSKLPVEEIKKFRTKVIEAVLSSQDKLPFLENQSTFRRFALAFINQSRTICFSEIKDNIVMWSHYADQHRGAVLGLKCMKEIDDNFLIAMPVKYSKEFPPFTPLDRWVREMTGEEEPDFKRLYFPLIFTKHIDWAYEKEWRISLPLQPNEKNSRGIYLEHKNAEVFDSVYLGCRMSVIDKDEIIAIAKATNPKVSIYQGRMSDCEFNLEFEKMDGDPSIT, translated from the coding sequence ATGCTCGCTGAACTTTCCAATACATTCGATAGGATTATGTTCGGTGAGACTGGCTGTCATTTTAAAGTAAGGACGAATCTCGGATCCATGCTTCAAGAAATGCGCCAGAAATTAGTTCAAGTTCGGAGTAAATTACCAGTCGAGGAGATTAAAAAGTTTAGAACCAAGGTCATCGAAGCCGTCTTGTCATCGCAGGATAAGTTACCGTTTCTAGAAAATCAAAGTACTTTCAGGCGATTTGCACTGGCATTCATAAATCAATCACGTACAATCTGTTTTTCGGAGATCAAGGACAATATTGTCATGTGGTCTCACTACGCTGACCAACACAGAGGAGCTGTCCTCGGTTTAAAATGTATGAAGGAAATTGACGATAATTTTCTTATAGCAATGCCGGTAAAATATTCGAAAGAGTTCCCTCCGTTTACACCCCTTGATCGATGGGTGCGAGAGATGACTGGTGAAGAAGAGCCGGATTTCAAGAGACTCTATTTCCCCCTCATATTTACAAAACACATTGATTGGGCTTATGAGAAGGAATGGCGCATCAGTTTACCGTTGCAACCAAATGAAAAAAATAGTCGTGGGATATATCTAGAACACAAAAATGCAGAAGTATTTGATTCGGTATACCTCGGCTGCCGAATGTCAGTAATAGACAAGGATGAGATCATTGCTATTGCCAAGGCAACAAATCCGAAGGTTTCAATTTATCAAGGGCGGATGAGTGATTGTGAATTTAATTTAGAGTTTGAAAAGATGGACGGTGATCCGTCAATAACTTAA
- a CDS encoding DEAD/DEAH box helicase family protein — protein MKLQFDPNQQFQLDAVASVVDLFDGQPNEKPDFSIIHQEEGEGLFSGKTQTELGLGNRLILAEDKLLANTRKVQTRNDLEVDGGKPLESWELVDATKGAPRRCPHFSIEMETGTGKTYVYLRTIFELSQRYGFQKFIIVVPSVAIREGVLKNIEITGEHFKAIYNNLPFEHFVYDARRINKLRQFAVSNALQILIINIDAFRKKFAGTDEEKKSNVIYKESDRLSGRQPIEFIQAARPIVIIDEPQSVDNTEKAQDAIRALNPLCTLRYSATHRNPYNLIYRLDPIRAFELKLVKQIVVANAAPEGASNDAFVRVEKIDNIKGIRAKVRLHRQTANGPVEKSLYVKKGTDLYTVSEERANYGSGFQVVEINAEPGNAYIRFSNGEVLREGEERGGLRDDVWRLQIRHTVKKHLEKELQTRSRGIKVLSLFFIDRVSNYRDYDAEGKPVQGKLALAVEQCLAEFAKDDRFKDLDWLRLSVDKLHNGYFAQDKKGVLKDTRGDTKDDDEIYNLIMKDKERLLSMDEPLRFIFSHSALREGWDNPNVFQICTLNESRSALRKRQEIGRGLRLPVDQTGARVIDESINKLLVVANESYEDFARALQTEYEEDCGVTFGKVPITVFAKMVRIVDGEERPVGPDVAKEIQKVLLEGGFIDAEGRLQPSFDPKRKDFKINLPEHLADLAPAVVDLLAGYQMSRHIRKERDEGPNRFRKDIALSPEFKVLWERIKPKTTYRVEFTTEELVTKTVSAIRNMERIEPARINLTTGMLEVTKAGVGAKALSASMEEVKHTGGIPDILGYLQNETELTRGTIFRILKESSRLTDFFVNPQRFMDKVAMIIKAELHRLCVDGIKYERLAGPGPEAEWEMALFKNEELVNYLTSLPVKKSIYEQVVYESEIERTFAEKLDQREDIRLFVKLPDWFQIDTPVGKYNPDWAIVKHDSDTIYMVKETKGTKEFLKLRTTEADKVRCGEKHFQALGVPFAVAVTADEV, from the coding sequence ATGAAATTACAGTTCGACCCCAACCAGCAATTTCAACTGGACGCCGTGGCCTCGGTGGTTGACCTGTTTGACGGCCAGCCAAATGAGAAACCGGATTTCAGCATTATTCACCAGGAAGAAGGCGAAGGGCTCTTTAGCGGCAAAACGCAGACCGAGCTTGGCCTGGGGAACCGGCTCATTCTGGCCGAAGACAAACTGCTGGCCAATACTCGGAAGGTCCAAACCCGCAATGATTTGGAAGTTGATGGCGGTAAGCCCCTAGAGTCTTGGGAATTAGTGGATGCCACCAAAGGAGCCCCAAGGCGATGCCCCCATTTTTCCATCGAGATGGAAACCGGGACAGGCAAAACCTACGTTTATTTGCGGACCATTTTTGAACTTTCTCAACGGTATGGATTTCAAAAATTCATCATCGTCGTTCCCAGCGTGGCGATCCGGGAGGGCGTCCTTAAAAACATCGAAATAACTGGCGAACATTTCAAGGCGATCTACAACAATCTGCCGTTCGAGCATTTTGTTTACGACGCTAGGCGGATCAACAAACTCCGCCAATTCGCCGTCAGTAACGCCCTGCAAATCCTGATCATCAACATCGATGCCTTTCGGAAAAAGTTTGCTGGGACGGACGAAGAGAAGAAAAGCAACGTCATTTACAAAGAAAGTGACCGCCTGTCGGGCCGACAACCCATTGAGTTTATCCAAGCCGCCCGGCCCATCGTCATTATTGACGAACCCCAAAGTGTGGACAACACGGAAAAGGCCCAGGACGCGATCCGAGCCTTGAACCCCCTTTGCACCCTGCGTTATTCGGCCACCCATCGAAACCCTTACAACCTGATTTACCGCCTCGATCCGATACGGGCCTTTGAATTGAAATTGGTGAAGCAGATAGTTGTGGCAAACGCCGCGCCGGAAGGGGCCTCAAATGACGCTTTTGTCCGCGTTGAAAAGATCGATAACATAAAGGGCATTCGGGCCAAGGTGCGACTTCACCGGCAGACAGCAAATGGCCCTGTTGAAAAATCCCTTTACGTAAAGAAAGGGACCGACCTTTACACCGTGTCGGAAGAACGGGCCAATTACGGCTCCGGGTTCCAAGTGGTGGAGATCAATGCTGAGCCGGGAAACGCCTATATTCGTTTTAGCAACGGAGAAGTGTTGCGCGAGGGGGAGGAGCGGGGCGGCTTGAGGGATGATGTTTGGCGGTTGCAGATTAGGCACACGGTCAAAAAGCACCTGGAAAAGGAACTTCAAACTCGCAGCCGGGGGATCAAGGTATTGAGCCTGTTTTTCATTGACCGGGTCAGCAATTACCGCGATTACGATGCCGAGGGGAAACCGGTTCAGGGGAAATTGGCCCTGGCCGTAGAGCAATGTTTGGCGGAATTTGCCAAGGATGACCGATTCAAAGATTTGGATTGGTTGCGCCTCTCTGTGGACAAACTTCACAACGGGTATTTTGCCCAAGACAAAAAGGGGGTGCTAAAAGACACCCGGGGTGATACTAAAGACGATGACGAGATTTATAACCTCATCATGAAAGATAAGGAACGACTGCTTTCCATGGATGAACCCCTGCGCTTTATCTTCAGCCATTCGGCGCTCCGCGAGGGGTGGGACAACCCCAACGTTTTTCAAATCTGCACGCTAAACGAAAGCCGGAGCGCCCTGCGCAAACGCCAGGAGATCGGGCGCGGCCTCCGTTTGCCCGTTGATCAAACCGGGGCGCGGGTGATAGACGAATCCATCAACAAGCTGTTGGTCGTGGCCAACGAAAGCTACGAAGACTTTGCCCGCGCCCTTCAGACGGAATATGAGGAAGATTGCGGCGTGACCTTTGGCAAGGTTCCTATAACGGTGTTTGCCAAGATGGTCAGAATTGTGGATGGGGAAGAGCGGCCCGTGGGGCCTGATGTCGCCAAGGAAATTCAAAAGGTGTTGTTGGAGGGAGGCTTTATTGATGCCGAAGGGCGGCTTCAACCGAGCTTTGACCCAAAAAGAAAAGATTTCAAAATAAACCTACCTGAACACCTAGCGGATTTGGCTCCCGCAGTGGTAGACCTCTTGGCGGGCTACCAGATGAGCCGCCACATTCGAAAAGAACGGGACGAGGGGCCAAATCGTTTTCGGAAGGATATCGCGCTAAGCCCCGAGTTTAAAGTCCTTTGGGAGAGGATCAAACCAAAGACGACCTATCGCGTTGAATTTACAACAGAGGAGTTGGTGACAAAAACTGTGAGCGCCATTCGTAACATGGAGCGCATTGAGCCCGCGCGCATCAACTTGACCACCGGGATGCTGGAGGTGACTAAAGCTGGCGTGGGCGCAAAGGCCTTGAGTGCGTCCATGGAGGAGGTGAAACACACAGGGGGAATTCCGGACATTCTGGGCTATCTACAAAACGAAACCGAATTGACCCGGGGAACGATTTTCAGGATTTTGAAAGAGTCCAGCCGATTGACGGATTTTTTCGTTAACCCCCAACGGTTCATGGACAAAGTGGCAATGATCATTAAGGCCGAACTGCACCGTCTTTGCGTTGACGGCATCAAATACGAGCGGTTGGCTGGCCCGGGGCCGGAGGCGGAATGGGAAATGGCTCTCTTCAAGAATGAAGAGCTGGTGAACTATTTGACGTCCCTACCGGTCAAAAAATCAATTTATGAGCAGGTGGTTTACGAATCCGAGATCGAAAGAACATTTGCCGAAAAACTGGACCAACGGGAAGACATTCGCCTTTTCGTCAAACTCCCCGATTGGTTCCAAATCGATACCCCCGTTGGAAAATACAACCCCGACTGGGCCATCGTTAAACACGACAGCGACACGATCTATATGGTCAAGGAAACCAAGGGCACCAAAGAATTTCTTAAACTCCGAACCACCGAGGCCGACAAAGTCCGTTGCGGGGAGAAGCACTTTCAAGCGCTTGGCGTCCCATTTGCCGTGGCTGTCACTGCCGATGAAGTTTAA
- a CDS encoding site-specific DNA-methyltransferase yields MEPEKLDLRSHTIAEDKKAELLRLLPEIRTEGGKIDFDRLKLALGETVDVGKERYGMTWPGKADCFKTIQSPSMGTLRPCAEESVNFDTTENLIIEGDNLEVLKLLQKSYMGKVKMIYIDPPYNTGNDFIYPDNYTESLQTYLEYTGQLDAQGKRFGTNTDTDGRYHSKWMKMMYPRLYLARNLMAQNGIIFINIDDTEIDNLKKLCNEVFGENEFIGCLPWKGRGGRQDSKYVAQIHEYVLAYGKSLEEFVVGGEARTMEGFVKWDDTKKLHYKTQLARKWGANSRQEDRPNLYYSVVAPDGKEVFPMLPNGKPGCWRWSKKRMQQEFEHGNVEFVASGDQWILYEKLFQPKSDDKVFAKCVSWLDDVGTTANGTKELKELFSNLDKPPFDFPKPIELILKLVKIGNANSSDIVLDFFAGSGTTGHAVLDLNKQDNGNRKFILVQLPEPCGPESEAFKAGYKTIADITKERVRRVIKKLNKEDEDKLGLDGKKKDRGFKVFKLAESNFKTWESAGSQGSQTKLTKQMELHINHVRKNRTQDDILFEILLKSGFPLATPIEKLSLARKSVHSAAGGALLICLEPQLTLELIRAMADKKPERVVCLDEGFAGNDQLKANAVQTFKDRNIVFRTV; encoded by the coding sequence ATGGAACCAGAGAAACTCGATTTGAGGTCGCACACCATTGCGGAAGATAAGAAGGCGGAGCTGTTGCGGCTATTGCCGGAAATCCGAACGGAGGGGGGTAAGATTGATTTTGACCGATTAAAGCTTGCTCTGGGCGAAACGGTGGATGTGGGGAAAGAACGCTACGGCATGACCTGGCCCGGCAAGGCTGATTGCTTCAAAACCATTCAATCCCCCAGCATGGGCACCCTGCGGCCCTGCGCGGAAGAAAGCGTCAACTTCGACACCACTGAAAACCTTATCATCGAAGGCGATAACCTGGAAGTGTTGAAGCTCCTGCAAAAGTCCTACATGGGCAAAGTTAAAATGATTTACATCGACCCGCCCTACAACACCGGCAACGATTTCATTTATCCCGACAATTACACCGAGAGCCTTCAAACCTATTTGGAATACACGGGCCAATTGGACGCCCAAGGGAAGCGGTTTGGGACAAACACCGACACGGACGGCCGGTATCATTCGAAGTGGATGAAAATGATGTATCCGCGGCTATACTTGGCTAGGAATTTAATGGCTCAAAACGGGATAATTTTCATAAATATTGACGATACAGAAATCGATAATTTGAAAAAATTATGCAACGAGGTGTTCGGGGAAAATGAATTCATAGGATGCTTGCCTTGGAAGGGCCGTGGAGGGAGACAGGATTCAAAATACGTTGCGCAAATCCATGAGTATGTTCTTGCTTATGGGAAATCTTTAGAGGAGTTTGTCGTCGGAGGAGAAGCACGAACCATGGAAGGGTTTGTTAAGTGGGATGATACAAAAAAACTTCACTACAAAACCCAGCTCGCAAGGAAATGGGGGGCAAATAGCCGCCAAGAAGATCGTCCGAATCTATATTATTCAGTCGTTGCTCCTGATGGAAAAGAGGTTTTTCCAATGTTGCCTAACGGGAAGCCTGGGTGCTGGCGATGGTCAAAAAAAAGGATGCAACAGGAGTTTGAACATGGGAATGTCGAATTTGTTGCTTCAGGGGATCAATGGATTTTGTATGAAAAACTTTTCCAACCAAAGAGCGATGACAAAGTATTTGCTAAATGTGTGAGTTGGTTGGATGATGTTGGCACAACTGCAAATGGAACGAAGGAATTGAAGGAACTGTTTAGTAACTTGGATAAGCCCCCATTCGACTTTCCAAAGCCAATAGAATTGATTTTGAAGTTGGTAAAAATCGGAAATGCAAATTCAAGCGACATTGTTCTCGATTTCTTTGCGGGTTCCGGAACAACGGGTCACGCTGTTTTGGACCTTAACAAACAAGACAACGGCAATCGCAAATTCATCCTTGTCCAGCTACCCGAACCCTGCGGCCCGGAAAGCGAGGCATTCAAAGCCGGTTATAAAACGATCGCAGACATCACCAAAGAGCGCGTCCGCAGGGTCATCAAGAAGCTGAACAAAGAAGACGAAGACAAGCTGGGATTGGATGGGAAAAAAAAGGATCGCGGTTTTAAGGTTTTTAAATTGGCGGAATCCAATTTTAAAACCTGGGAAAGTGCCGGTTCCCAAGGGAGCCAGACAAAACTCACCAAGCAGATGGAACTGCACATCAACCACGTCCGCAAAAACCGGACCCAGGACGACATTCTTTTTGAAATCCTATTGAAGAGCGGGTTCCCGCTCGCCACGCCCATTGAGAAGTTGTCTTTGGCGAGAAAGTCAGTCCATTCAGCGGCGGGTGGGGCCCTGTTGATCTGCCTTGAGCCGCAATTGACGCTTGAGTTGATTCGCGCCATGGCGGATAAAAAGCCCGAACGGGTGGTTTGCCTGGATGAGGGGTTCGCCGGGAATGATCAGCTTAAGGCCAATGCCGTCCAAACGTTCAAGGACCGCAACATCGTTTTCCGAACTGTCTGA
- a CDS encoding Abi family protein, with product MKYSKPPLTFEKQADLLIQRGLGVQNRQDLIEKLRVVNYYRLSAYWIPFRQTDETLRPGTTLDLVWNRYTFDRQLRLLVMDAVERVEVAFRTRMAELHASKHGAFGYLDRATFSPNTNILSVAKFHAKRFLRNILPCALANRKGLMDSHDEFVLRLRKIASESKEEFVRHFFSRYSSEANLPVWMAVEIMTLGNVLSMFQRLPREDKKTLAGVFGVISPVMESWLLTLNYVRNICAHHSRLWNRTLAIRPFIPHKKHGSEWHVPVAVANDKIFGVLTILMFLLKRIAPQSRWADRLKDLMARYPDIPLAEMGFPANWKDCPIWIKEP from the coding sequence TTGAAATATTCCAAACCCCCTCTCACCTTCGAAAAACAAGCCGACCTACTCATTCAGCGGGGACTTGGCGTCCAGAACAGACAGGACCTGATCGAAAAGCTTCGGGTGGTCAACTATTACCGCCTAAGCGCGTATTGGATTCCCTTCAGGCAAACCGATGAGACTTTGCGGCCCGGTACCACCCTAGACCTGGTCTGGAATCGATACACATTCGACCGCCAACTCCGCTTGTTGGTCATGGACGCCGTGGAGCGGGTGGAGGTCGCTTTTCGCACCCGGATGGCGGAACTCCATGCCAGCAAACACGGGGCCTTTGGCTATCTGGATCGTGCAACCTTCTCGCCAAACACGAACATCTTATCGGTAGCAAAGTTCCATGCTAAGCGGTTCCTCCGAAATATCCTTCCTTGCGCGCTGGCTAATCGGAAGGGCTTAATGGACTCCCATGACGAATTTGTTCTCCGCCTTAGAAAAATAGCATCTGAAAGCAAAGAAGAATTCGTCCGGCACTTTTTCAGTCGTTATTCATCCGAGGCAAATTTGCCTGTTTGGATGGCGGTGGAAATCATGACCTTGGGGAACGTGCTTTCCATGTTTCAACGTTTACCACGAGAGGACAAGAAGACCTTGGCGGGAGTCTTTGGCGTTATCTCTCCCGTCATGGAAAGCTGGTTGTTGACGCTTAACTACGTTCGCAATATCTGCGCGCATCATTCACGGCTCTGGAACCGCACCTTGGCCATCCGCCCTTTCATCCCGCACAAAAAGCACGGGTCGGAATGGCATGTTCCTGTTGCTGTCGCCAACGACAAAATATTTGGGGTATTAACGATCTTAATGTTCTTGCTCAAAAGGATAGCCCCACAAAGCCGGTGGGCCGATCGCTTAAAGGATTTGATGGCACGGTATCCCGACATTCCACTTGCTGAAATGGGATTTCCCGCCAACTGGAAGGATTGCCCAATTTGGATTAAGGAGCCATAA
- a CDS encoding thermonuclease family protein produces the protein MKSVQVVGKSINANAYDRLIKDLRTIWETGKNRARRAIAKEALRTYWEMGGRIAQEQLTENAGYARSVMQRMAKDIKTDMTTLYRCVQFHETYKAVPETEVLAWAHYRVLLTIKDPKEREYYTVQAENNEWTRDQLLRAVQGDRYGEGKKGKKVTQLPRPSGATYVFKATVLDIVDGDTIVLDVDCGFEIKKKERIRLAGIDCPEITTEEGREAAEYVRNQLSRVPFVMLRTTKVDINGRFLGHIFYSLDETMDKDDIYREGVMLNQELLDKGFARIY, from the coding sequence ATGAAAAGCGTGCAAGTCGTCGGCAAATCCATCAACGCCAACGCCTATGATCGCCTAATCAAAGATCTTCGGACCATCTGGGAAACAGGAAAAAACAGAGCCCGACGAGCTATTGCGAAGGAGGCCCTTCGAACCTATTGGGAAATGGGGGGGAGGATCGCGCAGGAACAACTGACTGAAAATGCGGGTTATGCAAGGTCGGTCATGCAACGGATGGCCAAGGACATCAAAACTGATATGACCACCCTCTACCGTTGTGTCCAGTTTCACGAGACATACAAGGCCGTCCCGGAGACCGAGGTTCTTGCCTGGGCGCACTACCGGGTCCTATTAACAATCAAAGATCCCAAAGAGCGGGAATATTATACGGTCCAGGCGGAGAATAACGAATGGACCCGTGACCAGCTTTTAAGGGCCGTTCAGGGGGACAGATATGGGGAGGGAAAGAAGGGGAAAAAGGTGACGCAACTCCCCCGCCCCTCCGGTGCAACATACGTTTTCAAGGCGACAGTCCTGGATATTGTGGATGGCGACACAATCGTGCTTGATGTGGATTGCGGTTTTGAGATCAAAAAGAAGGAGCGGATCCGGTTGGCCGGAATCGACTGCCCGGAGATCACCACAGAGGAAGGCCGCGAAGCCGCCGAATACGTCCGAAACCAACTGTCCCGCGTCCCCTTCGTGATGCTCCGCACCACCAAGGTGGACATCAACGGCCGCTTCCTCGGCCACATTTTCTATTCGCTGGATGAAACGATGGACAAAGACGACATTTACCGGGAAGGCGTGATGTTGAACCAAGAGTTGCTGGACAAAGGATTTGCGAGGATATATTAG
- a CDS encoding helix-turn-helix transcriptional regulator — translation MGISDSLRRLRKARGLTQQRLAEKAGVSMIVVTKIEQGTTKDPAMSSLVKMADVLDVSIDELIDRKSPKQSKK, via the coding sequence ATGGGCATATCAGACAGCTTGCGTCGGCTCCGAAAAGCCAGGGGACTGACTCAGCAAAGACTCGCCGAAAAAGCGGGCGTGTCGATGATCGTGGTGACAAAAATTGAACAGGGAACCACAAAGGACCCCGCCATGTCATCGCTGGTGAAAATGGCGGATGTCCTGGACGTCAGTATTGACGAGTTGATCGACCGCAAATCTCCGAAGCAGTCCAAGAAATAG